The DNA region TCTTTCCTCTGCACTTGTAATTTCTGGGCTAACCAATGAATCTGAAATAGTTAAAATAGAAAGTGCCTTAGCCTTATATTTACTAGCTAAAGTATAAAGCCCTGCTGTTTCCATTTCAACTGCTAACACTCCAAAATCTGCCCATTTTTTATAGTAATTACTATCATCATTATAGAACTCATCACTTGTTAAAATATTTCCTGCTTTTATTTTAATATTTTTTTCTTCTGTTACTTTTAAAACCTTAGTAAATAACTCAAAATTAGCAGTAGGTGAAAAATTAGCTCCCTTAAACCTTCTGTTATTTATATTTGAATCAGTTGAAGCTGACATAGCAATAACAATATCACGAACTTTTATATCTTTTTGGTAAGAACCTGCTGAACCAACTCTAATTAAATTTTTTACTCCATAGTCCTTCATAAGCTCTGTTATATAG from Fusobacterium simiae includes:
- the deoD gene encoding purine-nucleoside phosphorylase, with the translated sequence MSIHIAAKVGEIAETVLLPGDPKRAKWIAENYLENAFCYTDIRGMLGFTGTYKGKKISIQGTGMGIPSISIYITELMKDYGVKNLIRVGSAGSYQKDIKVRDIVIAMSASTDSNINNRRFKGANFSPTANFELFTKVLKVTEEKNIKIKAGNILTSDEFYNDDSNYYKKWADFGVLAVEMETAGLYTLASKYKAKALSILTISDSLVSPEITSAEEREKTFSEMIELALETAIRI